GTGGTGAAATTCACACAGCAGAGCGTTTAATTGCGATCGCTTTATCAGGAAATCCGCCGACTGAGATTGCCGAAGAACTCAAAGATTTATTTGTGCAAATCAATATTGATAAATATTTTGCGCGTCGGGGTATTGCATTTGATGAAGCTAAACTTTAAAGCTTCATGGGGTGATTTATATTTGGCGGATGGTGAGGCAGGGCGAATCGCTATCTAATCAGTATATCTCGTATAGCTGTTGCATCTTTGACTGTGACTGGTAAATCAGCACCTACGCCAATGAGTAATGCATAACCGTTGGTAAAAGTTTGTTTGTCATGCGGTGGGTGATAAATGCGTAGCTCCTAACTTGTCGTTAGACATCGCCTTTTATACTCTATAACTTGTGGAGAAGTGCGATCGCTTTCAGTAGATATTTCACTATCGCTGCCATCCTTATTCCTTATTTTATTCACCGCTGCTTTCCCTGGTAAGGCTTTCAACAAGCAATCTGTGAAAGCATTATATCGTTTGCGTTGTGCTTAAGGTTGAATCGGCACAAACTCATAGTTGTCAGTGCCAGGTATTTGTTGAACTTTGACTAAGAAGATGGAATTATTTATGCGATCGCCTGATTGTGAAAACTGAATCTTTCCCGTTGCACCATCGACTGAAAAACCTGGACTGTGCAGCGTCTTTTGCAGTTCCTCGCGGGTATTACTCTGCTGCAAACCTGCAATGATTGCCTTGGTTGCATCGTAAGTTGTCGCTGTTCGCCAATTTACAGGGCCACCCCAAAGTTTCTGAGCAAGATGGGGAAAGCTATTACCAGGAATTGCTTGAGGATGCCAAGGTATAGCCAGTACCATTCCATTAACATCGGCTTTTCTACCTGCTAAGGTTTGTTGTGTGTACATTGTAGGACTGCTAAATAGCGATAACCGCCCTTGATTAGCTTTTACTACTTCTAAAGCTTTATCAATTCTCTGCACATCAGGAGCCAAGAACAAACTGTCTGCTCCACTCGTTATAGCTTGAGAAATCATTCTATTGGGGTCAAAATTAGAGTCAGAAAGGTTGCAAGAAGTAAGATTAATCTTCGTGGTTTTACTCTCTTCTATCGCTTTGGTAAACTCATTTCTGAACGAGTTACTATCGAGAGAATTAGCATCAAAACAAATGACAATATTAGTTTTGGCAGTAGTATTGTTTATGTAATTGGAGAGAAATTTTGCTAAATCATTAGTACTAATTGTACGGAATATATAGTTACTAAGATTAGACAAGCGTTGGTCAAAACTGGTAGGAGATATCATTACTAATTTATCTCTATACTCGTATGCTG
This portion of the Nostoc sp. GT001 genome encodes:
- a CDS encoding ABC transporter substrate-binding protein produces the protein MNDRISLGEEILLKQDTNSDKEAGVQAFLESNCQLAIDKLSLYRKANSTDPEALIYLNNAKARQKGDRLKIAVSVPIGTNQNVAKEMLRGVAQAQDEVNSSGGINGKALEVVIANDDNNSTQAQYIAKQLLQDKSILAVVGHNASDAAVPAAYEYRDKLVMISPTSFDQRLSNLSNYIFRTISTNDLAKFLSNYINNTTAKTNIVICFDANSLDSNSFRNEFTKAIEESKTTKINLTSCNLSDSNFDPNRMISQAITSGADSLFLAPDVQRIDKALEVVKANQGRLSLFSSPTMYTQQTLAGRKADVNGMVLAIPWHPQAIPGNSFPHLAQKLWGGPVNWRTATTYDATKAIIAGLQQSNTREELQKTLHSPGFSVDGATGKIQFSQSGDRINNSIFLVKVQQIPGTDNYEFVPIQP